A stretch of Candidatus Bathyarchaeia archaeon DNA encodes these proteins:
- a CDS encoding adenylyl-sulfate kinase, whose product MRKYRSGWAVWITGLPGSGKSTIARLLAKKLANKGILTQILSSDMLRRSLTPRLGYTEKERDQVYSALIFTAKLLTQNGINVIIDATGNRRRYRDKARKEIGNFLEAYLKCPLELCIEREKRRRKLLGAPRGIYKKGLNKLSSTVPGLGAPYEHPLNPEVTVNTDQLSCKDSANKILEAVVSKFGLE is encoded by the coding sequence TTGAGGAAGTATCGTTCAGGGTGGGCTGTGTGGATAACAGGGCTTCCTGGCTCTGGCAAGTCCACCATAGCGCGTCTCCTCGCAAAGAAGCTCGCTAACAAGGGGATTTTAACCCAGATCCTGTCTTCAGATATGCTACGCAGAAGCCTCACCCCGAGGCTGGGGTATACAGAGAAAGAGAGAGACCAAGTCTATAGTGCACTCATATTCACCGCCAAACTTCTTACACAGAATGGCATAAACGTAATCATAGATGCGACTGGAAACCGGAGGAGGTATAGAGACAAAGCAAGGAAAGAGATCGGCAACTTCCTTGAGGCATATCTAAAATGTCCACTTGAACTCTGCATTGAGAGGGAGAAAAGGAGGAGGAAACTCTTAGGCGCACCGAGAGGGATCTACAAGAAAGGTTTAAACAAGCTGAGTAGTACTGTGCCTGGTTTAGGTGCCCCATACGAGCATCCCCTCAACCCAGAAGTAACCGTGAATACTGATCAACTAAGTTGCAAGGATTCTGCGAACAAAATCCTTGAAGCCGTAGTGTCAAAGTTTGGACTGGAATAA
- the argF gene encoding ornithine carbamoyltransferase has product MGSLRGRDFLTLADLSKAELIELLNFSRELKSRPLSDELKGKTLAMLFAKTSTRTRVSFEVGMTQLGGHAIYLHWSDTNFVKGDIRDEAKNLGRYCDAVMARVFTHDQIEKIAEGCEKPVINGMDDLHHPCQALADLLTIFEAKGRFSGIKVGWVGDGTNVCNSLIQGAEMLGMEMVVATPKGYEPSIKTGATIVRDATEAARNADVLVTDSWVSLGKEAEREERLKVFKPYQLNSQLLSLAKRDCIILHCLPAQRGLEITSEVLDSPQSWVFEEAENRLHTQKALLLKLLAGL; this is encoded by the coding sequence ATGGGCAGTCTAAGGGGGAGAGATTTCCTCACATTAGCCGACCTAAGTAAAGCGGAGTTGATTGAACTCCTTAATTTTTCAAGGGAGTTGAAGAGTAGACCCCTCTCTGATGAGCTTAAAGGGAAGACTCTTGCCATGCTATTCGCGAAGACGTCTACACGGACCAGAGTCTCGTTCGAGGTCGGGATGACGCAGCTTGGCGGCCACGCCATCTACCTCCACTGGAGCGATACAAACTTCGTTAAGGGGGACATCCGCGATGAGGCGAAAAACCTTGGCAGATACTGCGACGCGGTTATGGCCAGAGTTTTCACCCATGACCAGATAGAGAAGATAGCCGAGGGTTGTGAGAAGCCGGTCATAAACGGTATGGATGATCTACATCATCCCTGCCAAGCCCTAGCCGACCTGCTCACTATCTTCGAGGCGAAGGGGCGATTCTCTGGGATTAAAGTTGGTTGGGTTGGAGATGGGACAAATGTGTGCAATTCTCTAATCCAAGGTGCAGAGATGTTAGGGATGGAAATGGTCGTCGCTACGCCTAAGGGATATGAACCTAGCATCAAGACTGGAGCCACAATAGTTCGTGACGCAACTGAAGCGGCGAGGAACGCTGATGTGTTAGTTACGGATTCCTGGGTCTCACTGGGTAAGGAGGCTGAGAGGGAGGAACGTCTCAAAGTCTTCAAGCCTTATCAGCTTAACTCCCAACTTCTATCTCTTGCGAAGAGGGACTGTATAATCCTCCACTGCCTACCAGCTCAGAGAGGGCTGGAGATAACTTCAGAAGTATTGGACTCGCCTCAAAGCTGGGTTTTCGAGGAGGCAGAGAATAGGCTCCACACGCAGAAGGCACTGCTTCTGAAACTTTTGGCTGGGCTTTAG
- a CDS encoding HAD family hydrolase: MNVRRKRRHVLIPMLREMDTIKGILFDLGGTLIKEGGCELLGDVVFTLNQLKSNYKLGVVSNTDTKTEEDVRRILRKLGIEDYFDTVVVSKDIGYRKPDVRIFSIALERLRLKPEEALMVGNRTDVDIKGGKALGMMTVLIDWNNEPRKEPLPAEENPTYTINSIDELLKILQAGRRL, encoded by the coding sequence TTGAATGTAAGAAGAAAGAGGAGACATGTATTAATTCCGATGTTACGTGAAATGGACACTATTAAAGGGATCCTTTTCGATTTAGGTGGTACCCTCATCAAAGAGGGGGGCTGTGAGCTACTTGGCGATGTAGTCTTCACTCTCAACCAACTTAAGTCGAATTATAAATTGGGTGTAGTATCCAATACGGATACCAAGACTGAAGAGGACGTTAGAAGAATTCTAAGGAAGCTTGGGATAGAAGACTACTTTGACACAGTTGTTGTGTCAAAGGATATAGGCTACCGTAAGCCTGATGTACGGATATTCTCTATCGCATTAGAGAGGTTGAGGCTAAAACCTGAAGAAGCCCTGATGGTGGGCAATAGGACGGATGTTGACATTAAAGGTGGAAAGGCTCTGGGCATGATGACAGTTCTCATCGATTGGAATAATGAACCACGCAAGGAACCCCTCCCCGCCGAAGAGAACCCCACCTACACAATAAACTCGATAGATGAACTCCTTAAGATCCTACAGGCTGGGCGCAGGCTTTGA
- a CDS encoding metal-dependent hydrolase, whose amino-acid sequence MRVYPLYKEGHAGISFLIYSPFMFTFKFTGADMSYVLMTGILMAIFSITPDIDLHFEIKHRGITHTLLFGIVLGAFLGILLRYAYEPLGLLMGFIAGFGGTVSHLLGDLLTYSPFKPLYPFSNREVALGLFKASNKVMNATFFVLGVFTFLISYQPAIFLNILASI is encoded by the coding sequence TTGAGGGTTTACCCCTTGTATAAAGAAGGGCACGCTGGCATATCTTTTCTTATATATTCTCCTTTCATGTTCACTTTTAAATTTACGGGTGCTGACATGAGTTATGTTCTTATGACTGGAATTTTGATGGCAATATTTTCTATAACCCCAGATATTGATCTTCACTTTGAAATTAAGCATAGAGGCATTACGCACACCCTTCTGTTCGGCATTGTTCTAGGCGCCTTTCTCGGCATCCTGCTCAGATACGCTTACGAGCCTTTAGGGTTACTGATGGGATTTATTGCTGGCTTCGGTGGGACTGTGAGCCATTTATTGGGAGATCTCCTCACATATAGCCCGTTCAAACCTCTTTACCCGTTCTCAAATAGAGAGGTGGCTCTAGGTTTATTCAAGGCTTCAAATAAGGTTATGAATGCCACTTTTTTTGTGTTAGGAGTCTTTACATTTCTTATCTCCTATCAACCTGCGATCTTTCTAAATATTCTAGCATCTATATAG